In Gossypium arboreum isolate Shixiya-1 chromosome 6, ASM2569848v2, whole genome shotgun sequence, the following are encoded in one genomic region:
- the LOC108489005 gene encoding pentatricopeptide repeat-containing protein At4g16470 isoform X2 gives MVVIGYVPSEYLKIKLLILYAKSGDLRTAYVLFDNLLEKTLISWNAMIAGFVQKGCGEFGLDLYYNMIKNGVSPDQYTFASVFRASASLASLEHGKRAHGVLIKSHIRENVVVSSALMDMYFKCSSLTDAHQVFNEVVNRNVVTWTSLISGYGQHGRVNEVLELFDKMINEGFRPNYVTFLAVLSACSHGGLVNEGWHYFLSMKRDYGIQPRGQHYSAMVDLLGRSGKLHEAYEFVLNSPFKEHPAIWGALLGACRIHGDMDLVKLVADKYLELEPENSGTYVLLSNTYATFGFWENLAALRRKMRNSGVIKEPAYSRIEIQGEVHFFLRGDVSHRRSAEIYELIKLMPSILKDPDYVPDIISS, from the coding sequence ATGGTTGTTATTGGATATGTACCCAGTGAATATCTTAAGATCAAGTTGTTGATACTGTATGCAAAATCAGGAGATTTAAGAACTGCCTATGTTCTGTTTGATAATTTACTAGAGAAAACTTTGATTTCTTGGAATGCAATGATTGCTGGGTTTGTGCAAAAAGGTTGTGGAGAATTTGGACTTGACCTCTATTACAATATGATAAAGAATGGTGTATCGCCTGACCAGTACACTTTTGCATCCGTATTTAGAGCCTCTGCTTCCTTAGCCTCATTAGAGCATGGGAAGCGAGCTCATGGGGTCCTGATAAAGAGCCATATTAGGGAAAATGTTGTGGTCAGCAGTGCTCTCATGGATATGTATTTCAAATGCAGCAGTCTTACCGATGCTCATCAGGTGTTTAATGAAGTTGTAAATCGAAATGTTGTTACTTGGACAAGCTTGATATCTGGATATGGCCAGCATGGGAGGGTTAATGAGGTTCTAGAATTATTTGATAAAATGATAAACGAAGGTTTTAGACCAAACTATGTTACCTTTCTTGCAGTTCTTTCTGCATGTAGCCATGGAGGCTTGGTTAATGAAGGTTGGCACTATTTCTTATCGATGAAAAGAGACTATGGAATCCAACCAAGAGGGCAGCATTATTCTGCCATGGTTGATCTATTAGGTCGTTCTGGAAAGTTGCATGAAGCTTATGAGTTTGTTCTTAACTCACCTTTTAAGGAGCACCCAGCCATATGGGGTGCTTTGCTTGGGGCCTGTCGTATTCACGGGGATATGGATCTGGTAAAGCTTGTGGCAGATAAATACCTTGAATTGGAGCCTGAAAATTCTGGAACATATGTTCTCTTGTCTAATACCTATGCCACTTttggtttttgggaaaatttggcCGCACTTAGGAGGAAAATGAGGAATTCTGGGGTCATAAAGGAGCCTGCTTATAGCAGGATTGAGATTCAAGGGGAGGTCCACTTCTTTTTGAGGGGTGATGTATCTCATAGACGTTCTGCGGAGATTTACGAGTTGATCAAATTAATGCCTTCCATTTTAAAGGATCCAGACTATGTTCCTGATATAATTAGCTCCTAA
- the LOC108489005 gene encoding pentatricopeptide repeat-containing protein At4g16470 isoform X1: protein MFAGKTATLLSRIQAQTNNCSFQAKLLKEYTQLNKVIRDLCFTGRLREAVGLLWRTRLKADAATYALLLQECLFRKEHKSGRRIHAHMVVIGYVPSEYLKIKLLILYAKSGDLRTAYVLFDNLLEKTLISWNAMIAGFVQKGCGEFGLDLYYNMIKNGVSPDQYTFASVFRASASLASLEHGKRAHGVLIKSHIRENVVVSSALMDMYFKCSSLTDAHQVFNEVVNRNVVTWTSLISGYGQHGRVNEVLELFDKMINEGFRPNYVTFLAVLSACSHGGLVNEGWHYFLSMKRDYGIQPRGQHYSAMVDLLGRSGKLHEAYEFVLNSPFKEHPAIWGALLGACRIHGDMDLVKLVADKYLELEPENSGTYVLLSNTYATFGFWENLAALRRKMRNSGVIKEPAYSRIEIQGEVHFFLRGDVSHRRSAEIYELIKLMPSILKDPDYVPDIISS from the exons ATGTTTGCTGGCAAGACGGCCACGCTGCTTAGCCGAATCCAGGCTCAAACCAACAATTGCAG CTTTCAGGCCAAGCTTCTTAAGGAGTACACACAACTGAATAAGGTTATAAGGGATCTTTGTTTTACGGGAAGACTGAGGGAAGCTGTTGGGCTTTTATGGCGTACGAGATTGAAAGCAGATGCTGCAACGTATGCTCTTCTCTTGCAAGAATGCCTATTCAGGAAAGAACATAAAAGTGGGAGAAGGATCCATGCACATATGGTTGTTATTGGATATGTACCCAGTGAATATCTTAAGATCAAGTTGTTGATACTGTATGCAAAATCAGGAGATTTAAGAACTGCCTATGTTCTGTTTGATAATTTACTAGAGAAAACTTTGATTTCTTGGAATGCAATGATTGCTGGGTTTGTGCAAAAAGGTTGTGGAGAATTTGGACTTGACCTCTATTACAATATGATAAAGAATGGTGTATCGCCTGACCAGTACACTTTTGCATCCGTATTTAGAGCCTCTGCTTCCTTAGCCTCATTAGAGCATGGGAAGCGAGCTCATGGGGTCCTGATAAAGAGCCATATTAGGGAAAATGTTGTGGTCAGCAGTGCTCTCATGGATATGTATTTCAAATGCAGCAGTCTTACCGATGCTCATCAGGTGTTTAATGAAGTTGTAAATCGAAATGTTGTTACTTGGACAAGCTTGATATCTGGATATGGCCAGCATGGGAGGGTTAATGAGGTTCTAGAATTATTTGATAAAATGATAAACGAAGGTTTTAGACCAAACTATGTTACCTTTCTTGCAGTTCTTTCTGCATGTAGCCATGGAGGCTTGGTTAATGAAGGTTGGCACTATTTCTTATCGATGAAAAGAGACTATGGAATCCAACCAAGAGGGCAGCATTATTCTGCCATGGTTGATCTATTAGGTCGTTCTGGAAAGTTGCATGAAGCTTATGAGTTTGTTCTTAACTCACCTTTTAAGGAGCACCCAGCCATATGGGGTGCTTTGCTTGGGGCCTGTCGTATTCACGGGGATATGGATCTGGTAAAGCTTGTGGCAGATAAATACCTTGAATTGGAGCCTGAAAATTCTGGAACATATGTTCTCTTGTCTAATACCTATGCCACTTttggtttttgggaaaatttggcCGCACTTAGGAGGAAAATGAGGAATTCTGGGGTCATAAAGGAGCCTGCTTATAGCAGGATTGAGATTCAAGGGGAGGTCCACTTCTTTTTGAGGGGTGATGTATCTCATAGACGTTCTGCGGAGATTTACGAGTTGATCAAATTAATGCCTTCCATTTTAAAGGATCCAGACTATGTTCCTGATATAATTAGCTCCTAA